The DNA segment ACCAACTGGGGAGGTGCTTCTGGCCGTAGCAAGAGTTCCCAGAAAGCAGCTCTACTAGCCCCTAATGCACCACACACATGCTGAGGGAGCCAGGCTGCCTCCCTAGTTACTCAGGATGGAGAGAGATGCCTCAAGTCACACACCACATGCTGCTTCCCTTAGTCACTAGCCCAGCctgagcctcagttacctcatctacaaaatgggggcATCCATGCCTGCCTGGCCTTGTCACTGCCAGCTGGTGGAACTATGCGTGCAAACTCTTGGTAAACTTCTGTTCCCACCTCCTCGTCACTGATGTGCTAGGCAGGGGCTGCATGGCAGTGAGCCCTGACCAACCAGTGGGTGGAGCAAAGAGTGGCAGGGGTATGAGCCTGCCTCGGAGTGAGAGGGCCTGGAGATGGGACCCGCCACCACTGGCCAGGAGTCATGGAGGAAAGGCCCTCCCAAGGCCCTACTCATAAAGTCCAGGCCTGGGGCAGGAGTTTGAGACTGCTCCCCCCATGTAGGCTCCCTCATCCCTCAGAGGGGTCCAGGAGGGTGTGGTGGGTCTAATTAGTGTTTACCTGACACAGGCTTTATGGAGCTGAGTGGTACTGGGAGGCCCTGGGCAGCGGCCGGCTGCCCTGGGGTGGGCAGTGGATACTGTGGGCAGCAGGAACTCTGGGTCACAAGGCCACAGCCCCACACGTGCCACTGGCAGGAGTAGATCAAGTCTTAAACAATCTGGAGAGTCCCTGTAAGAAAAAATACACTACTACTCTCTTGcaagttttataaatatatatgcgtgACCCTGTGGACTCAGAAGGGGCCATGACAGTGAGGGCCCTGGAGCTTAAGCAGATCCAGATGACTCTGGCCTCCCCTTGCCACAGCCAAACACCAGAGAGCTCTGCTCACAGTATCAGGACAATGCTGCCAAGGGTGGGGGCACTCCTGGGACATGGCTGGTGGGAACTGGTCTGAGAGACCCACAGAGATGCTCCCTAGGCCCATCAGAACCCCTTCCCTGTTTCCTctgatgtgtgtgtgtccccCAACCCCAGAGGGGTCCTTTGCGCCGAACTCCCTGTCAGGATGGCAGTGTCACCCACCAGGTCTGGGATGGCTTCCAGACCCCACGACCCCTCCTCACCAGGGCCCACCCTGGGGTACTCTTCACCATCCCCCTCTCCTCAGGAGCTCACCAGCTCCTCGACAGGCCCTGGTCAGGGCTCGGCCACTCAGCGGGACTCCAGCTGCACTTTTTCCCTCCCTGTCAGACTGCTGTTGCCCTCACCCCATCCCCCCTGCCCATGGGACCCTCTCCTCCTTAATGCATGGCCCCAGTGTGAGCACCCAGACTCCAGTGACAACACACCATGGCCCCAGATCTCCTGGCAAGGCTGGGTTCAGGCACAGATCCCAAATGCCCAACAGGGGGAAGGCAAGAGAGCAGGAGAGGCCAAGCGGCCCAAGACAGGACTTGGGCCCCAGACCTTGGTGCTCTGGCCCACATCCAGTCCCACAGGCCTTCCCACTCTAGCTCTGACCAGCTCCCTGTCCtctcagctcagcccagcccatCTGTGGCTCCCAGCCAAAGAAACTAGGACAGCCCAAGACCCTCCTAACCGGGATTCTGGTCTGAGGGGTTGGGTGACTCCGGCAGTGAGCAGTGTTACCTGCCTGGGTGAGGTTGAGATGACTCAGGTGGGAACGACCCCATCTTGGAAGAAGCCTGGCCCATGCTGGGCCCCAACAGAGCAGGCCTTGAACACAGGCACCCATGCCAGCCTGTCCTGAGTCAGAAGGTCAAGTCCTGCACTTGGGGTGGGGAGAATCGAGCCTTGACAAGAGTCAACTAATTCTCCAAGTAGAATCTGCTCAACAACCCAGTCTGGCAAAGGACCAGTTGACTACATCATCAAGTCAGGAGAGTCAATTTTTCAAACAGCAATTTGCCAACCGAGCAAttaataattctgaaaaaaaaaaactgagtactTAAATACTTAGGGCTGTCTTATGTCTGAGGCATgacgatttttttttctcctgtgattTGAACTGCAAATGCCATGAATGTCAAGAGTTTTATGACTGTCATCCTGCCTATGCTTTCTCTTACTTCTACTTCATGGACTTGAGCTCCCAGTATATACAGCCCACATATCTTGCACATACAGACCCCTCCCAGCCACAGGGAGACTAGACTCCTGGAGACTTGGTTTGTCAGTCACCAAAGGAAGACTTCCTCAGCAGATCAGCACTCATATATCCATGGGTGTCAGTCGGGGTTCCGGAAAAAATCAGAGGGCACATCAAAGGGATACCTGAGGAAAGGGACAGTTCACAAAGGTGTGGACAGACTTAAGGGAACCAATGAGGGATGGCGAGGCCCCTAGCGACCAGGAGCAGTGGGAGTTGTTTCCTCCCTGGGCCTGGAGGGGCTGTAGACCCCAAGAGAGCTGCAGCTGTAGGAGAGGGTCAGCAGACAGGAGCTGCAGCTGTCAGCAGAGGAAGAGGGCCACTGCCCAACCATGCCCAGCAAGAAGGAAGCAGGAGGAATaaattcctctcctcttcttctccatCTCCTGTCAATATGCCCTATTGGCTGAACCCAACTAAGTCCTGAGGGTGAGGGAGCCCGGGTGATGCAGTTCAAGAGGCAGGTTACCAGGgcgagggcagggaggagaggatgtGGATTCTCGGTAAACAGAGAACACCAGCTCAGCCTGCCAGACTTCTAAGTCTGGAAGCAACGTGGCTGCAGCTTAATTCTTAATTCAGCCCATTTCTCCTTCCTGAAACTCTATGGGGTAACAAGAACacaggaagaatttttaaaagctcatcaCCAACTCACACATCAAATTTAACTTTTCTGAAGTTAAGTGTCACTCTCTCCTCATCTCTGCTACCCTGTTGccattccctccttctttccactGCCTTCCCACCTGTCCCGTGTAGATAACCGGTCTCTTTGATTATGGTTTATCCTCCTGCATTTTCTTCCCACAAATACGCAGAGACATGCGCCCTGCATACTTTCTTGCatcctccttctttctttacaGGAAGGATAGCATACCAGAGATATGCAGTTTTGACTTCACTTTTTTCTATCTAACAGTAAAaacatactattttttaaatatgaaaaagaataccaaAACGACATCACATACAAAGAAATCCCACCAAAAAGTGTGCCTCAAAGAAGGCACACGAAAATTATTACCTAACGTGAAACTCCAACatgaattttagaaagaaaataagacacTTAATAAAGCATTAGTAGTTATGAAGGAAgactataaaacagaaataccaGAATTCAGGGATGAGATGGCAGACGACAGGAGCAGGCAGAATAGGAACTTACGTAACTCtggaataaaacagaagaaaaaaggtaaaacaaaCCATTGTAGAAATGAAGACTAAACTAGAAGGAGCCACAGTAGGTACCTATgggaacagaaatgaaaaaaagcaaagaaaaaaggagtCATTAAAGACATACACAGTGTTTGGGAGACAATGGCAGATGTGGAAGGTAGAAAACTTTGTGCCCACAACTGGAATTCCCAAAGAAGAAAGCCAAGCAATGGAACagagcaaatatttaaatatacaattaaGAAATGTtcctgaaataaaagaaatctagaATCAATATGGAAAGGGCAAACAGCATACTAGGGAAAACTCAACCAGAACAATCATCACCGAGACGAACCCTAAAAAAATTACTGTACCTTAAAGATAAAGGggtgagagggataaattaggagtttggaattaatacacactactatatataaaacagataaacaacaaggacctagtgtatagcacaaggaactatattcaatatcttgcaataacctataatggaaaagaatctgaaaaaatatgtatatgtaattgaATCACTTTTGTATATGTAATTGAATCATATACAAaactaaaactaatacaacattgtaatcaactatatttcaataaaaaagataaaaaaagataaagaaagctAGCCAGACAGAAAGATCAAGTCACTTATTAGAAATTCcagcgagggcttccctggtggcacagtggttgagaatctgcctgctaatgcaggggacatgggttcgagccctggtctgggaagatcccacatgccgcggagcaactacgcccgtgagccacaactactgagcctgcgcgtctggagcctgtgctccgcaacaagagaggccgcgatagtgagaggcccgcgcaccgcgatgaagagtggcccccgcttgccacaactggagaaagacctcgcacagaaacgaagacccaacacagccaataaataaataaataaataataattaaaaaaaaaaaaaggaaattccagTGAATTAGAAATCAGACTTCTAGGGACCGCTCAACCTTCTGTGGCAGAAGGTGGGGCAGCCATACCTAGAAGATGCTCATGGAAAAAAGTGTGAGATGTAAATTTCAAACCCAGTTGAGGATAAAGTATAAAGGCTACAGACCAACATTACCACACATTTAAGAACTCAGAATATGGTTCACATGagcccttctttttttaaaaattttttattttaactttttaaccttttttttaaaaaatagaaaatgccatacacaaaaataggaCACTGTGAACCCTCATGGACACATTGCAATAACCCAAGGGGCCTAGCTATAACAATTCTCAGCTCAGATCCCAGACGTCTTCTCAAttcatctgaaaatatttcattcttgAGGAAACTTTTAGAGGACTAACTCCAACCAACCAAGagataacagaaaatatttcagCAGAAGGAAGGCAGAGCGCTTCTAATATTTTCAGTTGCATATCTAAGACAGAACAAAGGTGTGGAGGAATGGGATGCAAATGCTATGTGTTTTCACAAAGTAGAAATGAGacaactaacaacaacaacaaaaaaaaataggagaaaaggagagaaggtggAAAGCAGAAAACTCTGCCCCTTCTCATCTGTAATTTGATGGGAATCAGAGCTGAGAAGTCCAGTGGAACCAAAATGTGACGTTAGTGACTTTGTGTTTGGTTAGTTGGGGAACTGGTATTTGGAGAATTAGAAACTATCTGAGGAATTGCTAATGGAAGAATTAATCTTTGGAGATTTGACCAAGACCCAACAGGTGCAGTGGCCACAGCTGCCTTCTCCTCAGCCCATCTGGGCTCAGCTAGCTTCATGAACCTCACGGAGACAGGCCTGGGCTCCTATAAGCTCCCCTGGCTCCCCAGTACCATGCCCACCTTGTCCCAGACATAGGACCAAAGACAAGCCCAACCTGGCCCTGCGCCCCAGGGCTCCGTGTTGGAGGAATAGAGGCACACAGAAACAGGTATTTGCACGGTGCATGGGAGCATCAGCTGCATGGCAGCAGGGTTTGTGGAAGGGACTGCATTGTAGGAGATGGCACCATGGTGAACATGACAATGTGTCAACTCTTGTTATCTGGTAGGAGAACCAAAGGACCGTCATCCCTGCATTCATGTGGCAGATGTTGCCAGAGCCCCACTCTAGGCTCTGGGTGTGCACTAATCAGTAGAAGAGACTTGGCTGCAGCCCGTGGACAACCATCACAGTGAAGCACACAGGAGAGCGACTCATTAGTATATAACCATGGAAAAGAAGTACAGGGGGTGTGAGAACGTACTGGCAGTGGCCAGACCCATTCTGTGTATGTTGGGGGACGACCAGggaagctgagatctgaaggatgaaaGAGCAGGAGCAACTTGGACAAGGGTGGTTAATGACGGAGGATGGACAGCATTCCGGGTAGAAAAAAAGGGCACCTGCAAAGACTGAGATGAGCAGAAGCACAATGTCAAGGGAAATGAACAAGGGTTAACCTGgctgaggcagagagggagggcgtgttaggggaggaggctggggaggtgggtgagGCCAGCAAATACAGGACCTTAGTATCCAGGTAACATCAGGATTTAAGCTTTTGTTTGCAACAGAAAACCTAATTCACAGCAGCTCAAACAATGAGGAAATTGACCCTCTCACCTAGCTCCTGGCAGCTGCAGGACTAGTTAGGTTAGGGACTGAATAAAGTAACTTGGGATCCAGGTTCTTTCTATATTTCTGCTCTGCCCTAATCAGCAAGTTGGCTTTTCCTTAGGCTTGTTCCTCCTGTGGTTAGAAGTGGCTGCCAGCGTTCTAAGAATCATTTCTAGCCACAAAAATGTTCAGTGGAATAGAAGAAAATGCTTCTTccttggtctttttcttttcttttcttttcttttttgaggatGAAAAACCTTTCCTAGAAGGCTCCTGGCCCTAGACCTGACTCCTCCTCTCCTTGGCCTGAGCTGGCTCACACATCCATCCGTAAGGCCGACACTCACAAGGAGAACAGGATGAAGAGGGATTGTTGCGCCAATTGGGATCTCTCCTGAGTCAGGCAGGGGAAGGATGCATTCCAGAAAAATGTGAGGGCTCTGCCAGTCCAGCCCCACCTGCCTCCTGCTGTGGCCCCAGGTGGTCTCTCCCAACCCTGGCATCCTctcctgggggcaggggctcCTGGAGATGCTGGAAGCACCTCCAGATTACCCCAGGTATCTCTTCAAGGACCCTCCCTTTAGGCCTTGGCCCATTTTGCAGACTAGCTGAGCCCTTCTTTTGGGAACAGTCAGCAACAGGAACCAAGCATGAAACTgggcctggccctggggtgagggTGAGAGATGCTAAGGGTTAGGGAGGAGACCTGTTGTTTCCTTGGGAGGGATCTCAGATTGGAGACGGGAAAGGTCACCTGGGAGGGGtgaaggggagggatgggggtggaCACGACGATACTGCCCCCTGCTGGCATGTCTGGAAAGCCTCTGGGAAAGCCAGCCCCCAGTCAGCGTGTGAAGGAAAGACGATGGTTTTTTTTCTCAATCTCCCCAGAACTAGGAAGTGCCGTGTAGCCAATATTTGTGAGTTGAAACGGCATGACTACGTATGTGCCAATCCAGAAGAGAACGAGATCATTACGGACAGAGGGAATAGTGTGTGCAAAGGCGTGGAGGTGGGGAAACGGAACGGGGCGTCACCTGCTGAGGTGTGGCGGGGGTTCGGATGAAGAGGGCAGCCAGCGCCCGGCGCCAGGGCTGGGCCTTATCCTGTGGCAACAGTGAGTCACCCATCAGCAGGACTTACCCAGGGTTGGTATCGCGTGCATGGACACGAGGACACGTGCTGGGGAGGTCGGAGGGAATAAGGTTTGCGCGAACTCTAGACCCTCTGGGGGAACCTGCCCGACAAAAAAGCCGGCctccgcaattactgagcctgcgcgtctggagcctgtgctccgcaacagaagaggccgcggcagtgagaggcccgcgcaccgcgataaagagcggcccccgctcgccgcaactagagaaggccctcgcacagaaacgaagacccaacacagccaaaaaataaaaataaaaataaataaataaattaattaatttttttaaaaaaagaagaaaaaagccggCCTCTGCACTGGGCCAGAAGGTACAGGTGCATCCGGAAGGGAAGGGGTGCCCGAGGGAGTGGCCTAGCGCGCGCACGCACACAGCCGGGTCCCAGCGCTTCACGCCCATGTGCACCGCACCCACGTGCACCGCCCCGTGCGCCGCGCCCACGTGCACCGCCCCGTGCGCCGCAAGCACCTCCCCAGGGGGCGCGTCTTGGGCGGAGCTCCTGGCGACCACGCCAAACACAAGTCAACTGGGTGGAACTCAGATCTTCGGGGCGTGTCTTCGCCCACCCGGTCCTGCCCCGTGACTCACCGTCGGGTGCGACAGTCGCACAGCGGGCAGGCGACGTAGGGTGACGAGGACCGAAAGCTCCGTCCCTGCGTCCCCTCTCTTCCCCGAGAATTCCTGCCGCCTGAAGCCCTCGCGGGCGCCTGGCCCTAGGATGCCTCGATGCGTCCAGCCCCCCGCCCCGGCTTAGCTCACTGGGAGAAGTTCCCGAGGCCCCTGCCGTTGGAACCCTTCGCCCCCCGCCCAGAGCTGAGCTCCTCGAGGATCTGGGCACCGAGTATCTCCCTCCTAGGAAGGGGCGGGTTCCTGGAGCTGAGGGAGCGGTTTTGGAATCGGGGGCAGGGGGAATAGAGCGGGGGAGGGGCACGTACCTAGATGGGCGGTTGAACTTTGGATAAGGGAGAGTCTGGACGCACGGTTTAGATATGGGAAATGAATTCCTGGACAATCCGTCTGGGTTTCCGAATTTGGAATGCCAGGACTCTGGACGTCAGGGCTGAGTTTCTGGATCCCCGAGCCTCTGCTCTAAGCGAGGCGGGGCTGGGCCCAGTTTGGGAGGAGGCATGAAGTGGACGGACACAGAGTAGGCATATGTGCTTTAATGAGGTGGCCCGCCAAGAGCCCGCTAGAGCTCCGGGCCTGGAAGGGAGTCACCCACGTCTCCCTTCTGTCATTTCAGGAGGCCGAGTTTTTTCCCAAAACCCGAGAAAGCCTCAGAGGCCTGGTTAGCAGTCTTGTCGATGGTTTCCTGGGTAGACTTGGCAACCTGGTCCATGGCTGGGAAAGGAAAGGATAGGGCAGTTGAGTGCGGGGCCCTGGGGAACCACAGCCCTGCAGGGTTAGCTTGGCCTGGGTCTCCCTCCCCAGGAAGCAATGCTGGTAGAGGGTCTGCAGAGGAGAGGGTGTGTCTGGGCAAGGGCTGGTGGAGGGCAGGGCCGTGCTGGGGCTGTCCACCCTCCTGCCCACCAGCCCCACCAGACCTTTCTGCCCTGTTTCTGTGGTCTGATCCACCACTTGCTGAGTTGCTGCTCCAGCCGCCGTCACTAGAACAGAGACATGTGGGTTTTAGCCCCTGTTGAGATACCACCAACCACAGGGGCCTCACCATTGCCAACCTCATCTGTTCTCTAGAGTGGTCTGTCCTGCAGGCCCAGGGATGGATGGCACTGAGGTAAAGTTCTCTGACCAAGGCCACTCAGTGAGGGGCATGAGCCCTTTCCATGAGTACAGGTTGTTCTTGTTTATTTGTAACTCTGGGCTCCTCCTCTCTGGCCTGCTTCCCTTGCCTCTCCAGGATTGCTGCAAAAATATccaagcaaggaaggaaggcagggctaGGCCAGGCTGGAATTGGCATCTGGGCTGTGGCTACTGCTGGGCACAGCCCAGGGAGAACCCTGCCGCCTTTAACAACTTCTCCCCCGGAGGCTTGGCCCAGATGCCTGAATTCCCACATTTAGAGCACTGGGGTTTCTACTTTGCAAGGCCCTCTCACTACCTCCTCTCTCCTGTGCCTCTCCCCAGAGGGCACACAAGCAATGACTGCCAGTGCCTCCGTGAGCAGGCAGCGTAAGGCATTAGGAAACGAAGTGTGGAAAGTAGGTGAAA comes from the Balaenoptera ricei isolate mBalRic1 chromosome 16, mBalRic1.hap2, whole genome shotgun sequence genome and includes:
- the ADIRF gene encoding adipogenesis regulatory factor: MASKGLQDLKQQVEGAAQEAVTAAGAATQQVVDQTTETGQKAMDQVAKSTQETIDKTANQASEAFSGFGKKLGLLK